A region from the Helcococcus ovis genome encodes:
- the rlmH gene encoding 23S rRNA (pseudouridine(1915)-N(3))-methyltransferase RlmH — protein sequence MNIDIVCVGNIKEKYFTDAIKEYQKRLGSYANVNIIEVDEYKLPNKYSQSKVEEGMDREADVILSKINERAYVIPLCIEGKQMDSAKFAEKIEKITVDGYSDICFIIGGSNGLHNKVKLRGQLKLSFSKMTFPHQLMRVVLLEQIYRSFRILRNEPYHK from the coding sequence ATGAATATAGATATTGTATGTGTTGGAAATATTAAAGAAAAATATTTTACTGACGCCATAAAAGAATATCAAAAAAGATTGGGCTCTTATGCAAATGTTAATATAATAGAAGTGGATGAATATAAATTGCCAAATAAATATTCTCAATCTAAGGTTGAAGAGGGAATGGATAGGGAAGCCGATGTTATTTTATCAAAAATAAACGAAAGAGCTTACGTTATTCCTCTTTGTATTGAAGGAAAGCAAATGGATTCTGCAAAATTTGCTGAAAAGATTGAGAAAATAACGGTTGATGGATATTCGGATATATGCTTTATAATCGGTGGGTCAAATGGATTACATAATAAAGTTAAGTTAAGAGGACAATTAAAATTATCTTTTTCAAAAATGACATTTCCACATCAATTAATGAGAGTTGTACTTTTGGAACAAATTTATAGGTCATTTCGTATTTTGAGAAATGAACCTTATCACAAATAG
- a CDS encoding undecaprenyl-diphosphate phosphatase, translated as MLEIIKVIILSIIEGITEFLPVSSTGHLILVNQFVGLNPENFSNAFTVIIQLGAILAVIAIYFDKLNPFGKKKLDSGSYPEKIEELSGAKKLINKVYYWFNYNKTVSLWKKIVIAAIPAAVIGLKLDDIIDKLLFKPIPVALALIVYGIIIIFLEDKNKGKTIFKHTDVFEIGYKTAFLIGCFQVLAMWPGTSRSAATIIGAMILGLNRKAAADFSFFLAIPTMLGATLLKLIKTTGLTGGQWGLIALGFVLSFIVAYIVIKKFLEYIQRHDFKVFGYYRIVLGAIVLVYFTLISIF; from the coding sequence ATGTTAGAAATTATTAAAGTAATTATATTAAGTATAATTGAAGGAATTACTGAGTTTTTACCGGTTTCATCAACAGGACACTTGATTTTAGTTAATCAATTTGTCGGATTAAATCCGGAAAACTTTTCAAATGCGTTTACTGTTATTATTCAATTAGGAGCGATACTTGCAGTTATTGCTATTTATTTTGATAAATTAAATCCATTTGGTAAGAAAAAATTAGATAGTGGATCTTATCCTGAAAAAATTGAAGAATTATCAGGTGCTAAAAAGTTAATTAATAAGGTATACTACTGGTTTAATTACAATAAAACAGTAAGTTTGTGGAAAAAAATAGTTATAGCAGCGATACCTGCAGCTGTAATAGGATTAAAATTGGATGATATTATTGATAAATTATTATTTAAGCCTATTCCAGTAGCACTAGCACTTATCGTTTATGGTATAATAATTATATTTTTAGAAGATAAAAATAAAGGAAAAACAATATTTAAGCATACAGATGTTTTTGAAATAGGGTATAAAACTGCCTTTTTAATTGGTTGTTTTCAAGTATTGGCTATGTGGCCTGGCACATCAAGATCAGCAGCAACAATTATTGGTGCTATGATTTTAGGATTGAATAGAAAAGCAGCAGCAGATTTTTCGTTCTTTTTGGCTATTCCTACTATGTTAGGAGCTACATTATTGAAACTTATTAAAACAACAGGCTTAACAGGTGGACAATGGGGATTGATTGCATTAGGTTTTGTTTTATCGTTTATAGTTGCATATATAGTTATTAAGAAATTCTTAGAATATATTCAAAGACATGATTTTAAGGTATTTGGTTATTATAGAATAGTTTTAGGTGCTATCGTGTTGGTATATTTTACATTAATTAGTATTTTTTAA
- a CDS encoding mechanosensitive ion channel family protein has protein sequence MYLLNNITQIYEENTIVSNIFKIIFIILIFLIIKMVVNKILDINAKHFVINQKYEYKAKTILSVLKNFINIVLYFLMITFIFDVFNVDTTSILAVAGIGGMAIAFASKSIVQDVITGAFIVFENQFNIGDLVTIEGLTGTVKYVGMRITKLEDIDGREIIIPNSKISIVINNSVNRMRASVSLYITDDKPFEIIEKAINKASNTIYKQFNLLERPKILGIDELDMYGYKIQIATKVQNGTQWDVQRALRKEIIKEFNEEKISFSRIRVG, from the coding sequence ATGTATTTATTGAACAATATCACACAAATATATGAGGAAAATACAATAGTATCTAATATTTTTAAGATTATTTTTATAATTTTAATATTTTTAATTATAAAAATGGTTGTAAATAAAATTTTAGATATTAATGCAAAACATTTTGTAATAAATCAAAAATATGAATATAAAGCAAAAACAATTTTATCAGTTTTAAAAAACTTTATAAATATTGTTTTATATTTCTTGATGATTACATTTATATTTGATGTATTTAATGTAGATACTACGTCTATATTAGCTGTTGCTGGAATTGGTGGTATGGCGATAGCTTTTGCATCAAAGTCGATTGTTCAGGATGTTATTACTGGAGCATTTATAGTATTTGAAAATCAATTTAACATAGGAGATTTGGTTACTATTGAAGGGCTAACTGGTACTGTTAAATATGTTGGTATGAGAATTACTAAACTTGAAGATATAGATGGAAGAGAAATTATCATACCTAATAGCAAAATTTCTATAGTTATAAATAATTCAGTAAATAGAATGAGAGCATCTGTTAGTTTATATATTACAGATGATAAACCCTTTGAAATTATTGAAAAAGCTATAAATAAAGCTTCTAATACTATTTATAAACAATTTAATTTGTTGGAAAGGCCTAAAATTTTGGGAATAGATGAATTAGATATGTATGGATATAAAATTCAGATAGCAACAAAGGTTCAAAATGGTACACAATGGGATGTACAAAGAGCATTGAGAAAAGAAATTATAAAAGAATTTAATGAAGAAAAAATTTCATTTTCAAGGATTAGGGTAGGATAA
- a CDS encoding DUF951 domain-containing protein has protein sequence MLQYILGDLVKLKKGHACGENEWKILRTGIEFKLECQSCKHVIWMKRIDFNKRVRKIKNEDGKFVSVVNFERDFEKI, from the coding sequence ATGTTACAATATATACTAGGAGATTTAGTAAAACTAAAAAAAGGACATGCTTGTGGGGAAAATGAATGGAAAATTCTTAGAACAGGAATAGAATTTAAGTTAGAATGTCAAAGTTGTAAGCATGTTATTTGGATGAAAAGAATTGATTTTAATAAAAGAGTTAGAAAAATAAAAAATGAAGATGGAAAATTTGTTTCCGTTGTAAATTTTGAAAGAGATTTTGAAAAAATATAG
- a CDS encoding 1-phosphofructokinase: MIYTVTLNPALDIIYTADSLESEGYTYANNTQKFPGGKAINVSRMLTNIGIPSIATGFLGGRPGKFIKNWFKEINSETHFIDIEDDTRINVRLRTPEKHITIAGTYPSVPEEKILELLTYLSKLREGDIVVMGGSIPCNVDFEIYKRIAEICKANKAEFVIDIPPKQMKELLPYRPLLIKPNIDNLAKMFDLEQITNEADIIKYGLKCIELGAKNVIVSVGEEGSYLFSDNANSYRSYGIDGEEVNSFNSRDAMIGGFIGIYMRKQDVIESFRMASAAASATAFVEDLADHDLTMQIYEKTIVEKIEL, translated from the coding sequence ATGATATACACAGTAACATTAAACCCTGCTTTAGATATTATTTATACAGCAGATAGTTTAGAATCGGAAGGCTATACATACGCAAATAATACTCAAAAATTTCCTGGCGGTAAAGCCATAAATGTATCAAGAATGTTAACAAATATTGGAATTCCAAGTATTGCAACAGGATTTTTAGGTGGACGACCTGGTAAATTTATAAAAAATTGGTTTAAGGAAATAAATTCTGAAACACATTTTATAGATATAGAAGATGACACGAGAATTAATGTAAGACTAAGAACACCGGAAAAGCATATTACTATTGCCGGCACCTATCCATCTGTTCCAGAAGAAAAAATATTAGAACTTTTAACATATCTTTCAAAATTAAGAGAAGGAGATATTGTTGTAATGGGTGGATCGATTCCTTGTAATGTAGATTTTGAAATTTATAAAAGAATTGCTGAAATTTGTAAAGCAAATAAAGCAGAATTTGTAATTGATATTCCACCTAAACAAATGAAAGAGTTGCTTCCTTATAGGCCTCTATTAATTAAACCAAATATTGATAATTTAGCTAAAATGTTTGATTTAGAACAGATAACAAACGAAGCTGATATTATTAAATATGGATTAAAATGTATAGAATTAGGTGCTAAAAATGTTATAGTCTCAGTCGGTGAAGAAGGCTCTTACCTATTTAGTGATAACGCTAATTCATATAGATCTTATGGTATAGATGGTGAAGAAGTAAATTCATTTAATTCCAGAGATGCCATGATTGGTGGTTTTATAGGAATATATATGAGAAAACAAGATGTTATAGAATCATTTAGAATGGCTTCAGCTGCTGCATCAGCTACTGCATTTGTTGAAGATTTAGCGGATCATGATTTAACAATGCAAATATACGAAAAAACAATTGTTGAAAAAATTGAACTATAA
- a CDS encoding nicotinate phosphoribosyltransferase translates to MKDRNLSLLMDFYELTMANGYFVNGYKDIIANYDLYFRNAPDNAVFAISAGLDTAIEYIENFHFDDNEIEFLRNKKMFSDEFLEYLRNFKFECDIMAIPEGSVVFPNEPLMRIRGPFIQAQLLETMLLLIINHQSMIATKTSRIVRFSGGKAILEFGSRRAHGADAANYGARASYIAGAAGTANTLADYKYGVPALGTMAHSWIQSFDTEYEAFATYAKTYPNNTVLLVDTYDTLNQGIPNAIKVFNDVLKPMGITPGGIRLDSGDLAYLSKKARIMLDEAGYEDCNIVASGSLDEFKIKDIINQGGKIDVYGVGERLITSKSNPVFGGVYKLVAIEKNGIVKPKIKVSENIEKITTPGKKQVYRIYDNETNMAKADLITLEDEIIDENMPLTIFHPLYTWKKKTINNFYVKPLLVPIYKAGKLVYKRPNMEEIRNHYKAEINSLWEEYKRLDSPQLYKVDLSQKLWDLKNNLLNKAKDNLQY, encoded by the coding sequence ATGAAAGATAGAAATTTAAGTTTACTTATGGACTTTTATGAATTAACAATGGCAAATGGATATTTTGTAAATGGATACAAAGATATAATTGCAAATTACGATTTATATTTTAGAAATGCTCCTGATAATGCAGTTTTTGCAATATCAGCGGGACTTGACACTGCTATTGAGTATATTGAAAATTTTCATTTTGATGATAATGAAATTGAATTTCTAAGAAATAAGAAAATGTTTTCTGATGAATTTTTGGAATATCTCAGAAACTTTAAATTTGAATGCGATATAATGGCTATTCCTGAAGGTTCAGTAGTATTTCCTAATGAACCGCTAATGAGAATTAGAGGTCCATTTATACAGGCACAATTACTGGAAACAATGCTTTTGCTAATTATTAATCATCAATCAATGATTGCAACTAAAACAAGTAGAATTGTACGTTTTTCAGGTGGAAAAGCAATTTTAGAATTTGGTTCAAGAAGAGCTCATGGCGCTGACGCTGCAAATTATGGTGCTAGAGCCTCATATATTGCAGGTGCTGCAGGTACTGCAAATACTCTTGCAGATTATAAATATGGAGTACCGGCTTTAGGAACAATGGCTCACTCATGGATACAATCATTCGACACAGAATATGAAGCATTTGCAACATATGCAAAAACTTATCCAAATAACACAGTACTTTTAGTAGATACTTATGATACCTTAAATCAAGGAATTCCTAATGCTATCAAAGTTTTTAATGATGTATTAAAACCTATGGGAATTACCCCTGGAGGTATAAGGCTAGATTCTGGAGATTTGGCTTATTTATCAAAAAAAGCAAGGATTATGCTCGATGAAGCAGGTTATGAAGATTGCAATATAGTTGCATCCGGTTCTCTTGATGAATTCAAGATAAAAGATATTATTAATCAAGGTGGAAAAATAGACGTTTATGGTGTTGGCGAAAGACTTATAACCTCAAAATCAAATCCTGTATTTGGTGGTGTTTACAAACTTGTCGCAATTGAAAAAAATGGAATTGTAAAACCTAAAATTAAAGTATCGGAAAATATAGAAAAAATCACAACTCCTGGCAAAAAACAAGTATATAGAATTTATGACAACGAAACAAATATGGCAAAAGCTGATTTAATTACACTAGAAGATGAAATAATTGATGAAAATATGCCTTTAACAATATTCCATCCACTATATACATGGAAGAAAAAAACAATTAATAACTTTTATGTGAAACCTCTTCTTGTTCCTATTTATAAAGCAGGAAAATTAGTATATAAAAGACCAAATATGGAAGAAATTAGGAATCATTATAAAGCTGAAATTAATTCTTTATGGGAAGAATATAAAAGACTAGATTCTCCTCAATTATATAAAGTGGACTTATCCCAAAAATTATGGGATTTAAAAAATAATTTATTAAATAAAGCAAAAGATAATTTACAATATTAA
- a CDS encoding TrmH family RNA methyltransferase has protein sequence MRKYKKYSKKEDYSYTLGAFPTIELINSDKNIEIVFIDERYKDKENLISLLKEKNIRYEIASNLIKKLSDKDNTFVIGIFKKETQDVIEGNNHVVLHNISDMGNLGTIIRSMVGFSIYDLVLVGNVADVFNPRTIRASMGAFFKVKISHFDTMEDYIKLHKNNLYLFMLSMNNQDSIYKKVVKRPYSLVMGNEGSGLPKDFEKFGEKVFIPQSKDVDSLNLPIATSIGLYEFRRQDEINSI, from the coding sequence ATGCGTAAATATAAAAAATATTCAAAAAAAGAAGATTATTCATACACTTTAGGAGCTTTTCCTACTATAGAGTTAATTAATAGTGATAAAAATATTGAAATAGTCTTTATTGATGAAAGATATAAGGATAAAGAAAATTTAATAAGTTTATTAAAAGAAAAAAATATTAGATATGAAATTGCTTCAAATTTGATAAAAAAACTTTCTGATAAAGATAATACATTTGTTATAGGAATTTTCAAGAAAGAAACTCAAGATGTAATTGAAGGAAATAATCATGTAGTTCTTCATAATATTTCTGATATGGGAAATTTAGGTACTATAATAAGATCGATGGTAGGATTTAGTATTTATGATTTAGTTTTAGTTGGAAATGTAGCAGATGTTTTTAATCCAAGAACTATAAGAGCATCTATGGGAGCTTTTTTTAAAGTGAAAATAAGCCATTTTGATACTATGGAAGATTATATTAAATTACATAAAAATAATTTATACTTATTTATGCTTTCTATGAATAATCAAGATAGTATTTATAAGAAAGTTGTAAAAAGACCTTATTCTTTAGTGATGGGAAATGAAGGATCGGGACTTCCAAAAGATTTTGAAAAATTTGGAGAAAAAGTATTTATTCCTCAAAGTAAGGATGTAGACAGTTTGAACCTTCCTATAGCAACATCTATAGGATTATATGAATTTAGGAGACAAGATGAAATTAATAGCATTTGA
- a CDS encoding HAD family hydrolase, with the protein MKLIAFDVDGTILNTLDSIVYQVNETLYEKGFYKIDEPEYIRKALGYGSRYLIEQSLMFSHNHIYDAKIIDEVLTHYTNRYNAQPSYLTVPYEGVIDLIKKLKQEGYILVAYSNKPYSVLQPLFKELIGDGLFDIVLGLVDGKPGKPNPLVLNELIEKLEISKDEILYIGDSEVDVETGKNTGVKTIAVTWGFRDKDFLETTSADYIVDTTDELKELIDSMK; encoded by the coding sequence ATGAAATTAATAGCATTTGATGTAGATGGGACAATATTAAACACTTTAGATTCTATAGTTTATCAAGTTAATGAAACATTGTATGAAAAGGGTTTTTATAAGATTGATGAGCCGGAATATATTAGAAAAGCTTTAGGCTATGGCTCAAGATATTTAATAGAACAGTCTTTAATGTTTTCGCATAATCATATTTATGATGCAAAGATAATAGATGAAGTTTTAACTCACTATACAAATAGGTATAATGCACAGCCCTCATATTTAACTGTACCTTATGAAGGGGTTATTGATCTAATCAAAAAATTAAAGCAAGAGGGTTATATTTTAGTAGCATATTCAAATAAACCGTACAGTGTATTACAACCTTTATTCAAGGAGTTAATAGGAGATGGATTATTTGATATTGTTTTGGGATTAGTTGATGGAAAACCCGGCAAGCCAAATCCTTTAGTATTAAATGAATTGATTGAAAAATTAGAAATTTCAAAAGATGAAATTTTATATATTGGAGATAGTGAAGTTGATGTTGAAACAGGTAAAAATACTGGTGTAAAGACAATAGCAGTAACATGGGGATTTAGAGATAAAGATTTTTTAGAAACAACATCTGCCGATTATATTGTCGATACGACGGACGAATTAAAAGAATTAATTGATAGTATGAAATAA
- a CDS encoding cation diffusion facilitator family transporter, which produces MFNFFIDKYVKSRDFECKQNRDKLIRLTGIIGLFINFLLFIMKFVIGLITHSISVVSDSWNNLSDCLTSIITIYGSILSGKPADKDHPYGHGRTEYVATLMVGLFVTVVGLQLLKSSLENIFNPEDIIFKPVTIVILIVSILLKIYMYSYNKKTENMSKSTLNRGVAIDALNDVIATSIVLFSIIFFEFTNINIDGYVGVVISILVIKSGVEIFFDMGTVLLGKKISDKTMDKVIEIILKGKYIVGVHNIQLHEYGRRKVYGSCHVEVPANIDVYSMHKIINEVEMDLYNQMGIIINIHIDPTYILDKPCFYCVEDPKELEDIDMDDINL; this is translated from the coding sequence ATGTTTAATTTTTTTATAGATAAATATGTAAAATCTAGAGATTTTGAATGTAAACAAAATAGAGATAAATTGATAAGATTAACGGGTATAATTGGATTGTTTATAAATTTTCTATTATTTATTATGAAATTTGTGATAGGACTTATAACTCATTCTATATCTGTTGTTAGTGATTCTTGGAATAATTTATCTGATTGTTTAACTAGTATTATAACTATTTATGGTTCAATTTTGTCCGGAAAACCTGCAGATAAAGATCACCCATATGGACATGGTAGAACAGAATATGTTGCAACATTGATGGTTGGATTATTTGTAACTGTTGTTGGTTTGCAATTGCTTAAATCATCTTTGGAAAATATTTTTAATCCTGAAGATATAATTTTTAAACCTGTTACAATAGTGATTTTGATTGTTTCAATATTACTTAAAATTTATATGTACAGTTATAACAAAAAAACTGAAAATATGTCAAAAAGCACTTTAAATAGAGGTGTAGCTATAGATGCATTAAATGATGTTATTGCAACATCTATTGTACTATTTTCAATAATATTTTTTGAATTTACAAATATAAATATTGATGGATATGTTGGTGTAGTTATTTCTATTTTAGTAATAAAATCAGGAGTTGAAATATTTTTTGATATGGGGACAGTGCTTTTAGGCAAAAAAATTAGTGATAAGACAATGGATAAGGTTATTGAAATAATCCTAAAAGGTAAATATATTGTAGGAGTTCATAATATACAATTGCATGAATATGGTAGAAGAAAGGTATATGGTTCTTGCCATGTTGAAGTACCTGCAAATATAGATGTTTATTCCATGCATAAAATTATAAATGAGGTTGAAATGGATTTATATAATCAAATGGGGATAATCATTAATATCCATATTGATCCGACATATATTTTAGATAAACCCTGTTTTTATTGTGTAGAAGATCCAAAAGAATTAGAAGATATAGATATGGATGATATTAATTTATAG
- a CDS encoding L-threonylcarbamoyladenylate synthase codes for MKTKIFDFRNNQNYENLREATEIIKNGGLVAIPTETVYGLGGDGLNGESCRKIFEAKNRPMDNPLILHISDISELKRLTRDVKESDLEILNKLWPGPLTVILKKSKIIPNEVTAGLDTVAIRMPNKEITREFIKLCETPIAAPSANLSTKPSPTSAKSVLEDMDGRIDAVIDGGDCEIGIESTVLDLTEEYPKILRPGYYTKEKLEKFWKIVYIDEGLNNINLTPKSPGQKYKHYAPNAEVQVLIGDDENFRKAVKKILSKNQDKKIGLMIFENDKGKFENENIIYMGNQNDLSYMGKILFDSLRKMDENSVELVVIRGVEEKGYGLSIMNRLKKSASQNVRRV; via the coding sequence ATGAAAACAAAAATTTTTGATTTTAGAAACAATCAAAATTATGAAAATTTAAGAGAGGCTACAGAAATTATAAAAAATGGGGGGTTGGTAGCTATTCCTACTGAAACAGTATATGGACTAGGGGGAGATGGTTTAAATGGCGAATCATGCAGAAAAATTTTTGAAGCTAAAAATAGACCTATGGATAACCCTTTAATTTTACATATTTCAGACATATCAGAATTAAAAAGATTGACAAGAGATGTGAAGGAGTCTGATTTAGAAATTTTGAATAAATTATGGCCGGGACCTTTGACTGTAATATTAAAAAAGTCAAAAATTATTCCTAATGAAGTGACTGCCGGTTTGGACACTGTTGCAATCAGAATGCCTAATAAAGAAATTACAAGAGAGTTTATAAAGTTGTGTGAAACTCCAATTGCTGCACCTTCAGCAAACCTTTCAACTAAGCCATCTCCAACAAGTGCAAAATCAGTACTTGAGGATATGGATGGAAGAATAGATGCTGTGATAGATGGTGGCGACTGTGAAATAGGGATAGAGTCAACAGTTTTAGATTTAACAGAAGAATATCCGAAAATTTTACGTCCTGGATATTATACAAAAGAAAAACTTGAAAAATTTTGGAAAATAGTCTATATTGATGAAGGTTTAAATAATATTAATTTAACTCCAAAATCACCGGGACAAAAATACAAACACTATGCACCAAATGCAGAAGTTCAAGTATTAATTGGTGATGATGAAAATTTTAGAAAAGCAGTCAAAAAAATTTTATCTAAAAATCAGGACAAAAAAATTGGATTAATGATTTTTGAAAATGACAAAGGAAAATTTGAAAATGAAAATATAATATATATGGGAAATCAAAATGATTTGTCATATATGGGCAAAATATTATTTGATTCTCTTAGAAAAATGGATGAAAATAGTGTTGAATTGGTAGTTATAAGAGGTGTTGAGGAAAAAGGCTATGGTTTAAGCATTATGAATAGGCTTAAAAAGTCGGCTTCTCAAAATGTAAGGAGGGTTTAA
- the rpiB gene encoding ribose 5-phosphate isomerase B, translating to MKIGITSDHAGYDLKETIKKYLIDNGYEVVDFGPENANSVDYPDFAKKLTKSVISEEVKYGIGICGTGIGMNIACNKAKGIRAALCSDPLSASLTRQHNNANILNLGARIIGDELAKNIVDNFLNSEFEGGRHQNRVNKIED from the coding sequence ATGAAAATAGGTATTACTTCAGATCATGCAGGATATGATTTAAAGGAAACAATAAAGAAGTATCTAATTGATAATGGATATGAAGTTGTAGATTTTGGTCCGGAAAATGCAAATTCAGTAGATTATCCGGATTTTGCAAAAAAACTAACAAAAAGTGTGATTTCTGAAGAGGTTAAATACGGTATCGGTATTTGTGGAACAGGTATAGGAATGAATATTGCATGTAATAAAGCTAAAGGTATAAGAGCGGCACTTTGTTCAGATCCATTAAGTGCATCATTAACTAGACAACACAACAATGCAAATATTTTAAACTTAGGAGCAAGAATCATAGGAGATGAATTAGCTAAAAATATAGTAGATAATTTTTTAAATTCAGAATTTGAAGGTGGAAGACATCAAAATAGAGTAAACAAAATTGAAGATTAA
- the upp gene encoding uracil phosphoribosyltransferase: MSKLTVLEHPLIKHKLSIIRDVNTGTNEFRKVVTEISQLMCYEVCRDLELEEFELQTPLEKTTGYRLSGKKLGLVPILRAGLGMVDGMLMLLPSAKVGHIGMYRDHDTLKPVPYYAKLPADVEERDIFVLDPMLATGGSANDAITELKNQGCKSIRLINIVAAPEGVKAIQEAHPDVDIYVASLDRELNQDAYILPGLGDAGDRLFGTK; this comes from the coding sequence ATGAGTAAATTAACAGTTTTAGAACACCCACTAATTAAACATAAATTAAGCATTATTAGAGATGTAAATACAGGGACAAATGAATTTAGAAAAGTTGTTACTGAAATTTCGCAACTTATGTGTTATGAAGTATGTAGAGATTTAGAATTAGAAGAATTTGAATTACAAACACCGCTAGAAAAAACAACAGGCTACAGATTATCAGGTAAAAAACTGGGATTAGTTCCTATTTTAAGAGCCGGATTAGGTATGGTAGACGGAATGTTAATGTTATTGCCAAGTGCTAAAGTTGGACACATTGGTATGTACAGAGATCATGATACATTAAAACCTGTTCCATACTATGCAAAATTACCGGCTGACGTTGAAGAAAGAGATATCTTTGTTTTAGACCCAATGTTAGCAACAGGTGGTTCAGCAAATGATGCTATCACAGAATTAAAAAATCAAGGTTGTAAATCAATTAGATTAATAAATATAGTTGCTGCTCCGGAAGGAGTTAAAGCTATTCAAGAAGCTCATCCGGATGTAGATATTTATGTTGCTTCATTAGATAGAGAATTAAACCAAGATGCATACATTCTACCGGGGCTGGGAGATGCCGGAGATAGATTGTTTGGTACTAAATAA
- a CDS encoding MazG nucleotide pyrophosphohydrolase domain-containing protein, protein MKILIEELQEYLYDYYINGGNDQSLFMKLVEEIGEVAEVLNKKAGRKHVEDEDLKSQLGNELADVIHYAVAIAALNDIDINDIIIDKDKFSSIKYNHKHNLEQFILGRRLNKNK, encoded by the coding sequence ATGAAAATTTTAATAGAAGAGCTTCAAGAATATTTATATGACTACTATATAAATGGTGGAAATGATCAAAGTTTATTTATGAAGCTTGTAGAGGAAATTGGTGAGGTAGCAGAGGTCTTAAATAAAAAGGCAGGTAGAAAACATGTCGAGGATGAAGACTTGAAGTCTCAATTAGGAAACGAATTAGCCGATGTAATACACTATGCAGTAGCAATTGCTGCATTAAACGATATTGATATAAATGATATTATTATTGATAAAGATAAATTTTCGTCTATAAAATATAATCATAAACACAATCTAGAACAGTTTATTTTGGGTAGAAGATTAAATAAAAACAAATAA
- a CDS encoding NADPH-dependent oxidoreductase, with protein MKTNKTIETILNHRSIRKWKDEKLSDDVLETLYNVANRTSTSIGMQTASIIRVVDKEKRAQIAEVSTQKYVNEAPEFWVFVADNYRNHRILQEADASEDHTNDVDRLFSSFTDAAIMAQNVANAAESLGLGIVYFGSILNDARRIVEILELPEHTFPVIGMGIGYPDQEPQLKPRMDYENRIFTDTYKKYENYHEVFKKYDEEMVKYYDLRNTNGPVDKFTEQAVAKYTKQQIKRQELLQVAKEQGFDLGNIK; from the coding sequence ATGAAAACTAATAAAACTATAGAAACTATTTTAAATCATAGATCAATTAGAAAGTGGAAGGATGAGAAATTATCTGATGACGTTTTAGAAACTTTATACAATGTTGCTAATAGAACATCTACTTCAATAGGTATGCAAACTGCTTCTATAATAAGAGTTGTTGATAAAGAAAAAAGAGCTCAAATAGCAGAAGTTTCTACTCAAAAATATGTAAATGAAGCTCCTGAATTTTGGGTGTTTGTTGCTGATAATTATAGAAATCACAGAATTTTACAAGAGGCAGATGCATCTGAAGATCATACAAATGACGTTGATAGATTATTTTCATCATTTACAGATGCTGCAATAATGGCTCAAAATGTTGCTAATGCAGCAGAATCATTGGGGCTAGGAATTGTATATTTTGGTTCAATATTAAATGATGCCAGAAGAATTGTGGAAATTTTAGAGTTACCGGAGCATACATTTCCGGTTATAGGAATGGGAATAGGGTATCCTGACCAAGAACCACAATTAAAGCCAAGAATGGATTATGAAAATAGAATTTTTACAGACACATACAAAAAATATGAAAATTATCATGAAGTATTTAAAAAATATGATGAAGAAATGGTAAAATATTATGATTTAAGAAATACTAATGGACCTGTTGATAAATTTACAGAGCAGGCAGTTGCAAAATATACGAAACAACAAATTAAAAGACAAGAATTGTTACAAGTAGCGAAAGAACAGGGATTTGACTTGGGGAACATAAAGTAA